The Rickettsiella endosymbiont of Dermanyssus gallinae genomic interval ACGAAGCCGTTCGTATTTGAAGGCAAGAAGCGGTTGCATTTAGCTGAAGAGGGTATAAAACAGCTAAGTCAGTATGTTGATTCCTTAATTACGATACCTAATAACAAGCTAATGGACGTTTTAGGGAAAAATGTTAGCCTTTTAGATGCATTTAAGGCAGTAAATGATGTATTATTCGGCGCCGTGAAAGGTATTGCAGCGCTAATTACTCGTCCAGGGTTAATTAACGTCGACTTTGCCGACGTTCGTACTGTGATGTCAGAAATGGGTATGGCCATGATGGGAACAGGGATTGGTTCCGGTGAAGAGAGGGCGCGTTTGGCTGCGGAAGCAGCGATTGCCAGTCCTTTATTAGATGATATCAATTTAGGGGGCGCGCGTGGTGTACTAGTGAATATCACGGCAGGGCCTGATTTATCCATTGGTGAATTCGAAGAAGTAGGTGAAGTGATTAAAAAGTTTACTTCTGAAGGTGCAACCGTGGTAGTAGGAACAGTCATTGACCCAGAGATGAGTAATGAATTACGGGTTACTATTGTGGTGACTGGGCTTGGAATGGTTTATGCCAATCCAGTAGGAAGCTCAAGTTTGGCAAGAGCAGCCGATGGCTCTTTAGATTATCACCAACTTGAAAGGCCTACCGTATTGCGTAAGCAGGGTGTAACGGCTACAGCTAAGCCTGCAGTGGATTCAAATGCGACCGATATAGAATATCTTGATATTCCGGCTTTTTTACGTAGACAAGAAGAGGTTTCTTAAGGGTGTACAGTCATAGAAAACATAATTCAACGAAAGCTACTCGTACTGTAAAACAACGCGTAATCAATGGTGTTGGATCGAAAATGGCGCGTGCTTTAAAACAACGCACCTTGAAAAATGTGATAAAAGCAGCTGGGATTACCTTACATAGTGGTGAGACAGCTATTTTAACGTTACGACCGGCGCCTATTAATACCGGTATCGTTTTTCGTCGAATTGATTTTAACCCTATTATTGAAGTACAAGCACGTGCTGAACATGTAGGTGATACCACGTTACAAACGACTTTAGTCAAGAATGGTGTTCGTGTTGCAACGATTGAACATCTGATGTCAGCGATGGCGGGTTTAGGCATTGATAATGCCTATGTTGATATTACCGCTTCAGAAATTCCCATTATGGATGGTAGTGCAGGTCCCTTTATTTTTCTTATTCAGTCAGCAGGTATTGAAGAGCAGAGCGCAGCAAAGCGCTTTATTCGTATTAAGCGACCTATCAAAGTAACTGATGGTGATAAGTGGGCGTCTTTCGAACCATTTGATGGCTTCAAAATTTCCTTTGAAATCGATTTTAACCATCCACTTTTTCAAAATCGTAGCCAAAAAGCGAGTATCGATTTTTCAAAGACTTCTTATATAAAAGAGGTTAGTCGTGCACGTACCTTTGGTTTCATGGCCGATTATGAGAAGTTACGTGAAGTACGTTTGGCTTTAGGCGGAAGTTTAGATAATGCAGTGGTTGTAGATGAATATAGAGTGCTGAATGAAGATGGTTTGCGTTATGAAGATGAATTTGTTCGGCATAAAATTCTCGACGCGGTAGGTGATTTATATTTACTTGGCTACAGTCTTATTGGTTCTTTTAGTGGCTATAAATCGGGCCATGCATTAAATAATTTATTGCTGCGTCGTTTATTAGAGAATGAAGCGGCTTGGGAATATGTAGAGTTTGAGGATGAAGTCAAAGCACCATTAGCTTATAGACGTGCCTTATTACTCGATCCGACCTGATTAGACGCCTTGAAGTAGATAAAGATAAGCGTCATACCGCGGCTTGACCGCGGTATCCAGAAAAAACAGAAAATCGTACTTAGGAAAGAAATCTATTATTTGAGCAGCTTATCTAAGGCTTCATTCGCTAGACTATCAACTCTATCATTTTCAGGGTGACCGCTGTGTCCTTTTACCCATTGCCATTCGATGGTATGACGCGCGGCTTGTTTATCTAACTGCTTCCATAAATCACTATTTTTGACTGGCATTTTATTGGCAGTTTTCCAAGCGCGTCGTTTCCACTGTGGTAGCCATTCCGTAATCCCTTTTTTTACATACTGAGAATCCGTGCTTAATACGATCTGGCAGGGTTTTTTTAATGCCATTAATGCTTGAATAGCGGCCATGAGTTCCATGCGATTATTGGTCGTATTGAGTTCAGTGCCAGATAACATTTTTTCTTTTTCTCGATAACGTAACAAGGTTGCCCAAGCACCTGGGCCAGGATTTCCTCTGCAAGCACCGTCAGTAAAGATTTCTATTTTAGGTGGTGTAGGCACAGTGTGCTCCTCGTACGTTAGAAGCTAAGGCCTTGTTGGTTAATACCGGTGGAAATTGCCAGGCAAGCCCCAATCGGCTAAGTTGTCGTATATGTTTTTGGGCGATAATTAAATAAATTCCGCCCAGATAAGGAAATAGCCACGGTGATATTTGTTCTAACCAAAATAACTTATCAAATAACCAGGTTCCGGATTGGCTGGTGAGTGGGGGGCGAAAAAAGAAACTTTCTGTGTGACAAATTTGTCCGCCCAAATGTTGAATCCACTGACAAATCGTTGGAATCGTATAAAGATAACCGTTCCAAGGCGGGGGTTTATATGAAAAAAGTTTGTAAAGACCCCATGAGCTAGTGGGGTTAATACCTAAGAGGATTAAATGGCCATTCGGTGTTAATACTCGCCAGGCCTCACTGAGGATATGTTTTGCATTTTTATCATGCTCTAGGGTGTGGGGTAAAATGATGAGGTTAATGCTGTCACTCGCAAACGGCAAATCAGTGTAGTTACTTTGTAAAAAAGCACAATTGAGCGTGTCGTCAGAAATGGATTCTGGTGCTTGGCTGATGCGAATTTTGTGTGGAATAGGGCTAGATTCTAGACTCGATAAAACATGGTTACTCAGCAGTAGTAAATGTCGGCCTGAGTAATTAATCAATAAGCGACTTAATCGCTTATTTTCTAATTTGAGCGCATTGTCGTAATTCAAGGTTTTTCCCCAAGTAGAAAATGATCGTCATTTCGTACACGATAAGGGCAGGATTAACCCCTTATTATGGCACAAGCAGGACTGACACGAAAAGTCGTTGTTTGATGGGTTTTTGGGGTGGGTCCTGAGCGGCTTAGCTGAGAACTTGCCAGATCACGGCCGATGAGACAGGAAAGCATTGTGAAAGCAATGCGAAGTCGAAGAGCCCGCGATAGGCGTGCGTTGACGGGCGAAGCAGGAAACGCATCACGCCGTAAAGTCATTTGTGGGAGGCACGGGCATGAACTCCGAAGGAGTGAGTGCGTGCCGGACGCAGGACGTATCGCGGCCTAATTTCAGTCGCGTCATGCGAACGAATTTCGGGGACACGATGGCCGAAATTCTTCGGGAGCATAGCGACTCACTTGTTGATAGACCCATTTGGACAGCCTTTTCAGCCCTAAAATCATCTGTTTTTAACCACTTTTGCCTAGGGCAAAAAACCCATGAAAAGTAGGTATTTAGCTTACATGTAAGCCCATTTCTTTAGCATATGTAAGCCTATTGGCTTGATCTATGTAGGTAGCTCCCGTAACATCCTATTATGACTTATAAAACGCTCAAAATTTATACATTATTACTCACCCTATTGCTTGTTTTTGCAGTAGGTATTACGGCTTGTGTTCAGTTCCCTCCTTTGAGTGGAACCGCGACAACTGACCAAAATGGCCCAGCTAAGGGTGCTAAAACAGCTCCTACAGGGGGAAGTTTAGCACCGCATGATGCTAAGGCTCTTTTTAGTGCAGTAGCAGAAAAGGGAACCTTATGGAACCCTATTCGAGCTCACTTACAGTTAACGGCTAGTGAAGAACGCCAGCCTGCCGTACAGGAACAGATTCGATGGTTTGTTAAAAACCCGGCTTATCTGAATGATGCAGTTAGCCGTGCTGCTCCTTATATGGATTATGTTTATTCGCAGGTTACTAAGCGTAACTTGCCGACCGAATTGGTATTATTACCTATTATTGAAAGTGGTTATAATCCGTCGGCTACCAATGCTTCCTCAGGTGCAGCGGGTATGTGGCAGTTAATGTCTACTACAGCGCGTGCTTATGGTGTCCATCAGGATAAAGGCTTTGATGGTCGTCGAGACCTTTCTAGCTCAACCAAGGCGGCTTTAGATTATTTAACGTATCTAAAGAGCTTCTTCGGTGGAAACTGGTTATTAGCGATTGCCGCTTATAATACCGGTGAAGGTAACGTTCAGAATGCGATACGTCACAATACGCAACGTGATAAAAATACAAATTTCTGGGCTTTACCATTAGCTGATGAGACGCGTTCATATATTCCGCGTTTATTGGCGCTCGCTGCGATTGTTAAAGATCCAGCAAAATATGGCGTGACTTTACCGCCTATTAGTGCCAAGCCTTACCTTGAGTTGGTTGATGTAGGTAGAACGGGGATGAGTTTATCGCACGCTGCTAAGTTAGCGGGTATGAGCTTATCAGAGCTTCAACAGCTCAACCCGGGTGTTAAGAGCAGTACGGCTGCCTTAACCCAAGGCCAGTTTGCTTTACCTATAGATAGGATAGCTTTATATAGGAAACAGTTAGCGGCATTACCTTCTGTGGATAAGCTTGCTTTACAGCAAACGGCTAAACAGAAGACCGCTCCTACTAAACATAAGACCGTCGTGCGGTTAGCAAAAAATCAGTAAGGATGTAAACGGGATAGTGGTTTAACCACTCATCCCGTTTTTTTTGGCCTGCTTAAAACCACAGAGAAGCAAAGCTAATAAATAAAACACAGCTTATCAGTTAATTGTCCAATCATATCAAACAGCGTTTCATTTAGCATAGCAATGCTAAACAATAACCTATAGTTTAGCGATTCGTTAGAAGTATTATTTTCTTGCAAGCTTTCAGTCTTTTCGAGTGTTAATTTACAACAAATATCAACTATCTTTCTTAACCTTCCATTTCGTAAACAGGGATCGGATTTTTTTAGGTTTAATATCCTATTTTTTGTGGCTAGAGATGTTATGTCTCCTTCAGCTAAAATAGTTTGTAATGCTAATGCAGCAGTTGTTTTTTCCTGTGTCGAATAGCCAAAATTCCATCGATGAGACAGGAAAGCATTGTGAAAGCAATGCGAAGTCGAAGAGCCCGCGATAGGCGTGCGTTGACGGGCGAAGCAGGAAACGCATCACGCCGTAAAGTCATTTGTGGGAGGCACGGGCATGAACTCCGAAGGAGTGAGTGCGTGCCGGACGCAGGACGTATCGCGGCCTAATTTCAGTCGCGTCATGCGAACGAATTTCGGGGACACGATGGCCGAAATTCTTCGGGAGCATAGCGACTCACTTGTTAAAAAATCGGGTTGTATGTGTAATATTTTGCTTTTTTCTGTTAGAAAGATCTTCTAAATATCTATCTAATAATGTTTTAACGGTATATAGATTCCAATCAGGATCATTTTGGTGATTTAAAAATTTATACACAAGTTTTTTGGAGAAAAATCTTTAATATTATTGTCTATAAATTCTATGATGGATATCAATTCCGAGTGTTTTTCCGAATCTTTTATAGCCAACGACAATGCATTGTCACCATTTTGACAGGAGAAAATTATTTGATTCAGAGTTTCTGGATCAAGTTTATCTTTATTATCATTTACAAAATCTAATAGAGAAGGAACGGCTTTAGGTTGAGACTGTGCTGCTAACACCAATACATTCTTGCCATCTTTAGTTTTATTTAAAAGCATTTGTTGGATTGTTTCTGGATCGATTTTATCTTTATTATCCTGTACAAAGCCTAATAGCGAGGAAATGACTTTAGGTTGACGACATGCTGCTATCATCAACGCACTTACGCCACCTTTATTTTTATTTAAAAGCATTTGCTGGATTGTTTTTGTATCGATTTTATCGTCATTACCCTTTATAAAATCTAATAGAGAAGGAACGGCTTGAGGTTGATAACGCGCCGCTGCCATCAATGCATTCCAGCCATCTTTAGTTTTATTTAAAGGTATTTGCTGGATTGTTTCCGGATCGATTTTATCTTTATTATCCTGTACAAAGCCTAATAGCGAGGAAACGACTTTAGGTTGATAACACGCTGCTATCGTCAATGCACTTAGGCCACTTTTATTTTTATTTAAAAGCATTTGCTGGATTGTTTTCGGATCGATTTTATAGTCGTTATCTTTTGCAAATACAAAGTTTAATAAAGAAAGGATGGTTTCAGATTTATATTGATAAATATTCGTAACTCATATTGTTATTAACGATTTAATAATATTAGGATGGTTATGTATATCTTTTAAATTTAACGAAAGTAATAAATTAATTTTTTCATCTATGTTGGTGGCAGCAGGTGAGTTTTTTATATCGCTGATCAATAAAGGTATTCTGCTAATTAAATGTGGATGATTTTTTAGGTTTTTCCAGTAACCAGGAAAATCTATTTTAATTTTCTTTAATTGTAAAGAATAATGCTTGTTATCAAAAAATTCATCTACAAGGTATTTAGTTTCGATTTCCAAAAGTTGGTTATCATGAAATAGGTTACTAAAAGAAGCACAATCTACTAGGTTGTGTATATTTTTATAGGAACGCTGATGAGCAAAATAACCTTCCTGGACTAAGGTTTCAAAAAGATATTTTATTATTGCAGCCCAATCCATATCTCGTATAGTAATATCAAAATCATCGTTTTCAATTATTTGAAAAAACTGTTGCCAATTATATTTTTTAAACGTTTCTGCGTGGAGATAAGTTTTGATTTTTTCAGATATCGTTTCCGTTATGCCTGTAGTATACTCAGAATCTTGAGGCCCCTGATAACCAGAAGAACTAAGCAATCTCCGCAGTTGCTCTTCTAATAAAAAAGGTAAATAAAAGGGGGTAAAGTTTTTGGAGAATTCTTCTTTCGATGAGACAGGAAAGCATTGTGAAAGCAATGCGAAGTCGAAGAGCCCGCGATAGGCGTGCGTTGACGGGCGAAGCAGGAAACGCATCACGCCGTAAAGTCATTTGTGGGAGGCACGGGCATGAACTCCGAAGGAGTGAGTGCGTGCCGGACGCAGGACGTATCGCGGCCTAATTTCAGTCGCGTCATGCGAACGAATTTCGGAGACACGATGGCCGAAATTCTTCGGGAGCATAGCGACTCACTTGTAGAGCTTCTTTAGTGACAGAAGTTTTTAAATCCGAAGAATAGGGGTCATTAAAATTTTTTTCAATGCCTAACCCTTCATTAACGGCGATGTCTATTGTTTGGTTAACTGCATGAATTTGTTGCTCCTGAGTTATTGCCATAGTATTCGCTACCTTTCTTACAAGCTCAGATCTTGCCTGGTAGAGTAACTCATTTAAATTTTTTGGTTCCTGAAAACTATTTACTATATCTGAGGCACGGTTAAAAAAACCTTCCGTACAGAGTTCGATGCCTTCAGTCGATGAGACAGGAAAGCATTGTGAAAGCAATGCGAAGTCGAAGAGCCCGCGATAGGCGTGCGTTGACGGGCGAAGCAGGAAACGCATCACGCCGTAAAGTCATTTGTGGGAGGCACGGGCATGAACTCCGAAGGAGTGAGTGCGTGCCGGACGCAGGACGTATCGCGGCCTAATTTCAGTCGCGTCATGCGAACGAATTTCGGGGACACGATGGCCGAAATTCTTCGGGAGCATAGCGACTCACTTGTAACTTAAGAATCATAGCAGTATGGTGCGAATCTGTGGCGTTTAAATCAGAAAGCCGTAAATAAATAAGCTGCAATGCGTTTGTTAATGAAAGAGTAGTGTTTCCTAATAAAATAACATAATTGCACGAATGAGACGTTTTTATATGTCTATTAAAATGTTCAATTTTTACTTTGCATAGCGCAGCTAATTTTGGCAACCAATCTTTTGGTAAGGATTGTAGCTGGTTTAGATGGGGAAGCTTTAACGGGGTGAGGTTATAGCATTTTTCGTTTAAATCAGAATTTAATATAGGCATATAATTTCCCCTTTTAGCACGAGTAATAATTATTGGATACAAAAAACTAAAACAGTATAAACGCGAATTCGGGATAAAAAGCCGGAGGGAATAAAAAACCTATTATTATTTTATTTTTCAAATTAGGATAGATCCTGTTTTTCGAAAATAGTACAAAAAATCGTTAGGATAAAGTTAATTTTGATGTCCTTTATCCTGAAATTATATTATAAAGACTATCAAATTTTCATGTGGATGTACATAAATAGGCACTGTTTTTTTACAGTTGTATTTTTTATTATGATTATAACTTAAAGTTTTTTAGATAATTTGCAAAGGCAGTTTTAGTTTCAGAATGTTTTAAGGCGTAGGCAATAGTAGCATGTAGATAACCTAATTTACTTCCGCAATCATAACGTGTTCCTTCAAACTCCCAAGCATACAGTGGTTCATTTTCTAATAAGCATGCAATCGCATCCGTTAGCTGAATTTCGCCACCTTTGCCCGGTGGTATTTTCGCTAGATAGGGAAAAATAGCCGATGTCAGAATGTAACGTCCAACTACCGCTAGATTGGAAGGCGCTTCTTTAATGCTGGGTTTTTCTATAATCTTATCGATGAGACTCAACCTATTTTCTTTAGCTTTATAACCAATAATGCCATATTGATCACTCCCTTCGGGATTGATTGCTTGAACAGCAATGACAGAGTGCTGTTTTTCTTGGTACACCGTTAGCATTTGTTTTAAACATGAAACCGAAGAATCAATTAAATCATCGGCAAGTAGAATAGCGAAAGGTTCATTATCAATCAGTGGTTGCGCACAAAGAACAGCATGGCCTAAACCTAAGGTATCCGGTTGGCGTAGGTAGATACAACTTACGCCTTTAGGCAATATATTTTTAACGATCTGCAATAAATCATTTTTACCGGCTTCTGCAAGCTTGGCTTCTAATTCATAGTTTGAATCAAAATGATCTTCAATGGCGCGTTTACTGCTACTGGTCACAAAAATCAATTCAGTAATACCTGCCGCAATCGCTTCTTCTACCGCATATTGGATCAATGGCTTATCAACAATTGGTAACATTTCTTTTGGGCTTGCTTTAGTAGCAGGCAAAAAGCGCGTACCTAATCCTGCGACAGGAAAAATAGCTTTACTAATTTTTTTCATGGATTAAATGGTTCCCCACGACCAATGCCGTAATAATTGAAGCCTAATTGCTTTAAGTAATGCGGATCATAGAGATTTCTACCGTCAAAAATAGTGGGCTCTTTTAATTGTTGCTTGATATTCTCAAAGTCAGGATTAAAAAATAGATTCCATTCGGTGACGATAACCAGTGCATTCGCATTGATCAGCGCCGCTTCTGGACTTTCGCAGCAGCTAAAATTGGGTTTTGTTTTATAAAGACGTTGTGCTTCTGGCATCGCAACTGGATCATAGGCTTGTATGCTCATGCCTGCCTTGAGTGCCGCATCAATCAATACACGG includes:
- the lpxC gene encoding UDP-3-O-acyl-N-acetylglucosamine deacetylase, whose amino-acid sequence is MARALKQRTLKNVIKAAGITLHSGETAILTLRPAPINTGIVFRRIDFNPIIEVQARAEHVGDTTLQTTLVKNGVRVATIEHLMSAMAGLGIDNAYVDITASEIPIMDGSAGPFIFLIQSAGIEEQSAAKRFIRIKRPIKVTDGDKWASFEPFDGFKISFEIDFNHPLFQNRSQKASIDFSKTSYIKEVSRARTFGFMADYEKLREVRLALGGSLDNAVVVDEYRVLNEDGLRYEDEFVRHKILDAVGDLYLLGYSLIGSFSGYKSGHALNNLLLRRLLENEAAWEYVEFEDEVKAPLAYRRALLLDPT
- the galU gene encoding UTP--glucose-1-phosphate uridylyltransferase GalU; translation: MKKISKAIFPVAGLGTRFLPATKASPKEMLPIVDKPLIQYAVEEAIAAGITELIFVTSSSKRAIEDHFDSNYELEAKLAEAGKNDLLQIVKNILPKGVSCIYLRQPDTLGLGHAVLCAQPLIDNEPFAILLADDLIDSSVSCLKQMLTVYQEKQHSVIAVQAINPEGSDQYGIIGYKAKENRLSLIDKIIEKPSIKEAPSNLAVVGRYILTSAIFPYLAKIPPGKGGEIQLTDAIACLLENEPLYAWEFEGTRYDCGSKLGYLHATIAYALKHSETKTAFANYLKNFKL
- the rnhA gene encoding ribonuclease HI gives rise to the protein MPTPPKIEIFTDGACRGNPGPGAWATLLRYREKEKMLSGTELNTTNNRMELMAAIQALMALKKPCQIVLSTDSQYVKKGITEWLPQWKRRAWKTANKMPVKNSDLWKQLDKQAARHTIEWQWVKGHSGHPENDRVDSLANEALDKLLK
- a CDS encoding transglycosylase SLT domain-containing protein, whose product is MTYKTLKIYTLLLTLLLVFAVGITACVQFPPLSGTATTDQNGPAKGAKTAPTGGSLAPHDAKALFSAVAEKGTLWNPIRAHLQLTASEERQPAVQEQIRWFVKNPAYLNDAVSRAAPYMDYVYSQVTKRNLPTELVLLPIIESGYNPSATNASSGAAGMWQLMSTTARAYGVHQDKGFDGRRDLSSSTKAALDYLTYLKSFFGGNWLLAIAAYNTGEGNVQNAIRHNTQRDKNTNFWALPLADETRSYIPRLLALAAIVKDPAKYGVTLPPISAKPYLELVDVGRTGMSLSHAAKLAGMSLSELQQLNPGVKSSTAALTQGQFALPIDRIALYRKQLAALPSVDKLALQQTAKQKTAPTKHKTVVRLAKNQ
- a CDS encoding class I SAM-dependent methyltransferase; its protein translation is MNYDNALKLENKRLSRLLINYSGRHLLLLSNHVLSSLESSPIPHKIRISQAPESISDDTLNCAFLQSNYTDLPFASDSINLIILPHTLEHDKNAKHILSEAWRVLTPNGHLILLGINPTSSWGLYKLFSYKPPPWNGYLYTIPTICQWIQHLGGQICHTESFFFRPPLTSQSGTWLFDKLFWLEQISPWLFPYLGGIYLIIAQKHIRQLSRLGLAWQFPPVLTNKALASNVRGAHCAYTT
- the ftsZ gene encoding cell division protein FtsZ gives rise to the protein MSSLYGLVDTPLQNAIIKVIGVGGGGGNALEHMLAQDIEGVEFICANTDAQALKNSSAKCLLQLGQQITKGLGAGANPDIGRQAAEADRERIRAALEGADMVFITAGMGGGTGTGAAPVVAELAKQMRILTVAVVTKPFVFEGKKRLHLAEEGIKQLSQYVDSLITIPNNKLMDVLGKNVSLLDAFKAVNDVLFGAVKGIAALITRPGLINVDFADVRTVMSEMGMAMMGTGIGSGEERARLAAEAAIASPLLDDINLGGARGVLVNITAGPDLSIGEFEEVGEVIKKFTSEGATVVVGTVIDPEMSNELRVTIVVTGLGMVYANPVGSSSLARAADGSLDYHQLERPTVLRKQGVTATAKPAVDSNATDIEYLDIPAFLRRQEEVS